A region of Solanum dulcamara chromosome 7, daSolDulc1.2, whole genome shotgun sequence DNA encodes the following proteins:
- the LOC129895651 gene encoding uncharacterized protein LOC129895651 encodes NNNNNNNNNNNNNNNNNNNNNNNNNNNNNNSNNNNNNSNTNSSSSSNNNNSNNNNNNNNNNNNSNSNNNNNNNSNNDNNNNSNNNNNNNSNNNNNSTNNNSNSNNNSNSNNNSNSNNSNNSNSNNSNNNNNNNNSNNNNNNNNTNNNSNNNNNSNSSNNNNNSNNSNNNNSNNNSNNNNNNNNNNNNNNNNNNNSNSNSNNNSNSNNSNNSNSNNSNNNNNNNTNNINSNNNNNNSNNNNNNNNNNNNNNSNSNNNNNNSNNDNNNSNSNNSNNNNNNNNSNNNNNNSNNSNNNNNNNNNSTNNNSNSNNSNSNNSNSNNNNNNNNNNNNNNNNNNTNNNNSNNNSNSNNNSNNNNSNSNNNCNNNNNSNNNNNSNTNSSSSSNNNNSNNNNNNNNNNNNNNNNNNNNNNNNNNNNTNNNNSNNNSNSNNNSNNNNSNSNNNCNNNNNSNNNNNSNTNSSSSNNNNNSNNNNNNNNNNNNNNNNNNNNNNNNNNNNNNNNSNSNNSNNNNNNNNNSNNNNNSNNNNSNSNNN; translated from the exons aataataataataataataataataataataataataataataataataataataataataataataataataa taataataataataatagtaataataataataataatagtaatactaatagtagtagtagtagtaataataataatagtaataataataataataataataataataataataatagtaatagtaataataataataataataatagtaataatgataataataataatagtaataataataataataataatagtaataataataataatagtactaataataatagtaatagtaataataatagtaatagtaataataatagtaatagtaataatagtaataatagtaatagtaataatagtaataataataataataataataatagtaataataataataataataataatactaataataatagtaataataataataatagtaatagtagtaataataataataatagtaataatagtaataataataatagtaataataatagtaataataataataataataataataataataataataataataataataataataatagtaatagtaatagcaataataatagtaatagtaataatagtaataatagtaatagtaataatagtaataataataataataataatactaataatattaatagtaataataa taataataatagtaataataataataataataataataataataataataataatagtaatagtaataataataataataatagtaataatgataataataatagtaatagtaataatagtaataataataataataataataatagtaataataataataataatagtaataatagtaataataataataataataataataatagtactaataataatagtaatagtaataatagtaatagtaataatagtaatagtaataataataataataataataataataataataataataataataataataatactaataataataatagtaataataatagtaatagcaataataatagtaataataataatagtaatagtaataataattgtaataataataataatagtaataataataataatagtaatactaatagtagtagtagtagtaataataataatagtaataataataataataataataataataataataataataataataataataataataataataataataataataataataatactaataataataatagtaataataatagtaatagcaataataatagtaataataataatagtaatagtaataataattgtaataataataataatagtaataataataataatagtaatactaatagtagtagtagtaataataataataatagtaataataataataataataataataataataataataataataataataataataataataataataataataataataataataataataataatagtaatagtaataatagtaataataataataataataataataatagtaataataataataatagtaataataataatagtaatagtaataataat